From the Halomonas sp. MCCC 1A13316 genome, the window CAAGGCTCGCGATCGCCTGGAGGAGCGGGCCGCCGCCCTGATCCGAACACTGGAAGAGGCCGGCGTCGAACGCGACGACATCAGTGCAGGCTCACTGAGCGTTCAGCCGGAATACCTGCCCGCCCCGCGGCGCAGCGACAACGAACACGACAGTGACATGCTGATGCGTACGCGGCTGGATCGACCCTTCCAGGTTCGTGTCGACGACCTCGAACGACTGCCACGCCTGCTCGACGCCCTGACCGCCGCCGGCGTCAACGCCTTGGATGGGATCAGCTACGACCTGGCCGACCGCGATGCCGCCACTGACGAAGCGCTGGTTAAGGCACTCGAGAAGGCGCGGCACAAGGCCGAGCTCATGGCACGCACCATGGGCGTTTCGCTCGGCGCCGTGGCCAATATCAGTG encodes:
- a CDS encoding SIMPL domain-containing protein; protein product: MPTIRFRCLLLGGLLTAIPLMGAAAQTDEPRARLDVQAEAQLDVVPDRATLSARLWERTPAVARHEDDTDADALRKARDRLEERAAALIRTLEEAGVERDDISAGSLSVQPEYLPAPRRSDNEHDSDMLMRTRLDRPFQVRVDDLERLPRLLDALTAAGVNALDGISYDLADRDAATDEALVKALEKARHKAELMARTMGVSLGAVANISETNSPIYAPRMMAMSADARESGSQVEYRPGTIVIEAGVSVSWEIEN